Below is a genomic region from Penaeus vannamei isolate JL-2024 chromosome 18, ASM4276789v1, whole genome shotgun sequence.
TACCAAACTGGCAAAATATAAATTGTAAAATAAATATTGCATTCTATAactgttaatatttcaaaacaaAACTGATCgctagacaaaaaaataaactcTTCTTTATTTCAACAGGAGAATGTTTAATAGCTGGCTCTTTTGAGTATAAATAAACTGTGATTTGGACTTACTACAATTTATACTAGTCAGCCCAAGCTTTTGATGATCCCGTTTTCTGTAAAGACTTCTCAGCCAATCCTCGACAAAATAGAAAACTAACTTTTTTCGGGTAATCTCTActtatttaataaaaaaacaacataaatttgGTAAATGGCTCAAGAACTGTAATTCACGAACTGATATTCTTAATggcaaataatatacatataatttttatttaaagCGATCTTCTCGTTTTAGTTGAATCGAAATCTGTGATTCCCTGAAACGAGAcgtcacacaaaaaaagaattaatCAAACCCATAAATTTAAACCTCGAACTCTCAATACATCAAATAAAAAACTTTTGCTTCatccatagaaaaaaataaatcaccacAAAATAACATGAAGAAATAAAACCTTAAAACTAGAACGATCAAACCTAAACTCAATTCTTCTAGGGATCTCACACACTCGGGTCCTGTAGCAGGGACTCCCCCGAGTAGAGTTTCCTCTTCTTGTCCATCCTCGACACCCCCGCCACGGAAGCTGCAGGTCCTCGGGGGGTTTCGTCACTTTCTCGTACCGTCGGAGTTGTGCTGGAGGAGGCTGAGGTCCCGGGATCACTTGCACCTTCTGCGTTGAGGTCTCCGTCGCCTTCCTTTGCTGTGGGAGGGTTTTATGTGTCATTTATCTGATCTttctttgtattatatatttttttaatgttatacGAAGAACTGTCATGAAATTGATGTGTTGTATCTGTGTGGTTTTATTATACAGTGAATATTCCTGAAGTGATTCTGAAAATTATATTTGCTAAGAAATTAAACCTgctatacatacatttttttctttttgaatataaaactataaacaatttacacacacacacacacacacacacacacacacacacacacacacacacacacacacacacacacacacacacacacacacacacacatatatatataaatgcatatatatatatatgcatatatatatatatatatatatatatatatatatatatatatatatatatatatatgtatctgtatatatacatatagatacacatctatgtatatatgcgtgtgagagtgtttgtgtgtgtgaatgcatgtgtatgtatacctgtgcgtatgtatgtatgtttctacacacgtatgtatgcatgcatgtatgtatgtacgtatttatgtatatatgtatgtacgtatttatgtatatatgtatgtacgtatttatgtatatatgtaagtacgtatgtatttgtgtgtgtgtatatatgaatatgcacatacgtacagacagacaaacagacacctaGCGCAGAGGAATAATAAAGCTGTGAAATCGAGTAACAGCCAGTTGGCCCGCTTCGTCACCGCCGGCTGTCACGGGGCACAGGGCGACCGAGAGGTTTCAGACGTTAGACCAGTGATTATGAAACTTTCTTACTAACAAGACTTACTCCACGCCCCCTTCCAACTTtgattttaaagaaaattaagaatataTTAATTGTCTTTTCACTGAGTTTGAATTAgtcacattattattttattcatctttttaccaAGCCGTccttaagaaaataaatgtaattaGATAAACTGCTGCTTTTTACCAATGACTCGCGCCCCCTTGGAAATGACAGATGCCCCCTAGGGTAAAAACTGCCTTTATGTCTTTTATTCCTAAATCGACTACCATTCTCTAATATGACGTGTCTTACAtacgcgcacaagcacacacacacacacacgcacacacacacacacacacacacacacacacacacacacacacacacacacacacacacacacacacacacacacacacacacacacacacacacacacacacacacacaaatatatatatatatatatatatatatatatatatatatatatatatatatatatatatatattactcacgaGAAACAGCCTCTCCTGGTCGGGACTCCGGGCGGTTGCCAGGCGAGGAAGTGGGCGTGGAAGCTGAGTTTGTGACCACGCCCCTCATCACAGTCAGGAGCTGCTGGTGGCGCAGGGACTCCTTGGCGGCGGCGAGCTCCTCCTCCAGCTTGGTGATGCGAGAGTCGCGCGCCGAAATCTGGTCCTCGAATTCCGCTCTGGTCGCCTGCAGCTTCTGGGGGGGAAAGGGCGCGTGGGGTGAGCTGTGTGCACGCgtgggtggatatgtgtgtgtatgtatgtatgtatacatctctctgcctctatctgtctgtttgtctctctctaccgagttacaaacacacacacatatacgtgtaaatatatataaataaacaaataagtaaataaatacatacacaatacatatacatatatgcatgtatacatgtatacatgtaaatatatatatatatatatatatatatatatatatatatatatatatatatatatatataatatatatatataatatatatatatatatatacatataatatatatataatatatatatattatatatatatataaaattatatatatatataatatttatatatatatataatatatatatataattatatacatatatatatatatatatatatatctatttatatatatatatacatataatatatatataatatatatatatatattatatatataattatatatataatatatatatatatatatatatatataattatatacatatataattatatacatatatatatatatatatacatatatatatatatatatatatatatatatatatatatatttaatacatatatatatatataattatatatataaatatatatatatatatatatatatatatatatacaatatacatatatatatatatatatatatatatatatatatatataatatatatatatatatatatataatatatatatatatatatatatatatatatatatatatatataacatatatatatatataaatatatatatataatatataatatatatacatatatatatatatacatatatatacatatatatatatatatatatatatatacatatatacatatatacatatatacatatatacatatatatatatatatatatatatatatatatatatacatatctgtctatctatctatttatatatatatataatatatataatactagtATAGCTAAATTAACAATACTCTACACATGCCacatatatctaataaataaaaACCCGCCCGATGATGCACTGGCGCCAGAAATCGACGCGTTTTTAAACCCAAAATGAATTTCATCGCGCGAAAAAGCCTCGCAAGTTACGTTGGCAAAGAGGTCCATGTTGCTGGTGGCTCGCGAGGACATGCTCTGTTGCAGCAGTTGCAGGCGGCCTCGCAGACTCTCCATTTCTTGGTGGTGCTGCAAGGACAAGGGAAAAAAAACGCCATTTTAGACATGAAGTAACATCAGGGTATGGAGGACAGCAATGGGACAAGTGATTTCAGTGAAACAAGTGGCTTCAATGGAACAAGTGACTTCAATGGAACAAATTATTTCAGTCGAATTACTTTACTGGAACAAATTACTTCCATGGATAAAATTATTTCAGTAGAATTACTTCGCTGGAACAAGTGACTTCAACGACACGAATGACTTCAATAACCAAGTGACTTCAAAGAAACAAATGACTTCGACAGCAACAGCAATCACGAGTCAAGAGATGGTTACCTTCCGCCTCATTTCCTCAATGACTTTCGAGTGGTGTTCGGCTTCGGCCTTCttgtccactttctccttctgcaAGAGATCCTCCAACTCCTTGAGGGCGGCCTGGTGTTTCTCTGCCAATTCCTTGGCTGTTGGGAAGGCGCCGTGAAAGCAAAACCTCGAGGATGACTTTTACAATGAGGGACATGGATTATaaatcgcagagagagagaatgggagagagagagagagagagagagagagagagagagagagagagagagagagagagagagagagagagagagagagagagagacagagagagagagagagagagagagagagacccctgtTGCctttaacaaataaaattaatttcAAAAAAGAATATTGCTAGTACGTTGCCCTCCGTAAGCCAACTCTAAGGACTGAAAAAAGTCAAGCAGCTCTCCTTTGCGTGAAGAATAACCTGGCGAGTTTTCTTCGGCCAGGGGCTAGGCAACAGGTGCACGAAGTAAAAGCACTTATGCTAGtaaaaataaatgggaaaattATCATATGCTGTGGACATTATCATACGCAAAAGCCTATAAAAGATATGAAGAGACGGACTTTAAAAGACATTATTTTTTCAAGGATCTTCAAATACCTCTGCaagcgcataaacacacatgtgaCGAATATAGCCATGTATGTACACAAGGTACAAATAATGTTAATGTGCCTTGCACGaacaagcacgcacgcaggcacacacacacatacatacatacatacatacatacatacatacacacacacacacacacacacacacaagcacacacacacatacatacatacatacatacatacatacatacatacacacacacacacaagcacaagcacaagcacacacacacacacacacacacacacacacacacacacacacacacacacacacacacacacacactcacacacacacacacacacacacacacacacacacacacacacacacacacacacactcactcactcactcactcactcactcactcactcactcactcactcactcactcactcactcactcactcactcactcactcactcactcactcactcactcacacatgcgcgcgcgcggtCTCGCGCGACTTACCTTTCTGGGCAGCCTCGGCTCGCGTCGCTTCCACGGTTTCTTgtccctccttcgccgcctcctgCTGCTGCACCTTCAGTGTATCGACCTCCTCACTGTGCTTCTAGGAAATGCCCACGAGACGCGTGACAATATATTTTTTGCAACAAACCCATCGAAAAAttggtatataataatataaccaataaacaataacaacaaaatcgtcTGTCTACATATTATGAATCTTTTTGTTTATAATTTATAAAAAGATATAACATATCTataaacaacggcaacaacaacaacaaaagtgttTACTACAAATCATGAATCTATCTGATCCTCGCTGGGAGTTAATGAAGATATaaatcccttttctcttctcgagTAGCCTAGTTACTTAAGCGagtgtgtgttttcgtgcgtgTGACGAGATAAACACATGCTAGAGCGTGTGCGTACCTGTGTAAGTAGACCaacaaaggaaagaacaagaaaatacatacGAATATGCAGAAGGCCTTTTCTTTGCCCCCCTGAAAAGGTCTTtggcatattcgcgtgttttctggTTCTCCCCTTTATCTACTTGGaatttgttcaacatgaatcCTACAAGCGTGTTTCTGCGCAAGTGCCTGCGACCGCAAACAGGGGCTTACCTTTTCTACTTCCTGGAGCTTCTCGCGCAGACTAGTCACTTCCTTTACCAAGTGATTCTTCTTTTCTGCAACCGAAGGAGTTCATTAAAAACGGCATGGTTTTCCTTGCCATGATGCGCAAACGCTTTTGCTTCCTTAGTGCACCATATATGCCAAAATGCCGATGATAGGTTTCATCAAATAGAAAagtttttatataaagatatctatatgTTGGAACTATTAACAGTATATTTTTTCCATGACTGTGACTAAAATACACGTTGAAATGACTATGTTGTACAAAGCATATTATTCTCCCCATCCAAAAAATCAAGTGAACATTCAAAATTCCTTTTACTCATGTTTATTTAGTCCGTTTAATTCTAAAGTGATAATTTCAACTGTTAACCCAAATGCGCAGAAACATCCACTATTTGACTACATGAATAAACGCGAAAATAATAATCTGTTCCAGGATATTTTTCTCCAACCAATAAATCAATTAGTCACACACAATTTCATAATACCTTTAATGACATACTTTTGTAACCGGATTGTGTTTTGATGTGTTTTAATGCTATTAAACGCGCGGTACTGAAGTATAACACCACGTTGCTGCTATATATGTTTTGTTAAATCAAATTCGTGTTTGATGATTCTCTAACTATATGCTTTGACGCAATCAATCTAAATAATTCACTGAAGACTGaaacattttctattttcctccctccctccctcgttcgaccccagcgttttttttttttctttttatccaaaCTGCTTGGTCAAAATGCATACCGCAGCCATCGTCATATTACGCTGACTTGGGGTGGCATTCCAGAGGAAATGTCGGCGAGGTAACAAGACATTTCCGCGGTTGTGGCTATTCACAACCTGCTGCTACTTGCTCCCGCTGCCCTGTCTTCCCAATCACGCCCTGCCAACCCCTTGCCCCCCTGGCGCTACTGTCCTCGCGTCGACAGCCTCGTCCTTGCCTGTCTATCCTCGAGTACCAGCGAATTCCGGCCCCGCTTCGACTAACCTTGATGCTTCCTACTCGAATCCCTCATACTTCCTTCTAAAATCCCTCATACTTCCTACTTACAAATCCCTCATACGACGCAAGCTCCCATAATAAGATATCCTTCACTACCCATCCCCCGCCCATACAAACCAACGACGCCCCTTGCCACCCACGGCGACGCTCGGAAATTCCTCGCAACGGAGCGTCCAAGCTGTCACATTCCGCAGCGGAATCGATCATTCGCTCCGTCCACGCCGCAGCCGCAGCCACCGCAGGGCTCGTCGGCGGTCGGATattagcggaggggaggggaggggaggggaggggaagagcggggaggggaggggaagagcgggatggggaggggagggaggggaggagcggagtCGCATTCTAGCCTGACAATAAAATCGATTCACCTTGGCAGTATTGGCTGACCATTTGGCCCCAGGTGGCTGGCGGTGCACGGACGTGATGCGCTTATGCCAGCTTCGGCCTTTTTGGAAGGGggcgtgagaggagagagagagagagagagagagagagagagagagagagagagagagagagagagagagagagagagagagagagagagagagagagagagagagagagagaagaaagagagagagagagagagagagagagagagagagagagagagagagagagagagagagagagagagagagagagagagagagaaacattaaagagaaagagaaagagagatagaaaaaagaaaaagaaagagaaagagagacaaacaaacagaccaacaggAGAACGCCCGCCCCAGGAGAGCCTTACCGATGACGGGCGACAGAGCGGCGTAGTTCTGCACGAGGTCCTGCAGCTTCTTGTTGTAGACGGCGATGCACTTCTCGGCCTCCTGCAGCTGGGTCTTCGAGCGCTCCAGTTCCTTCGTCAGCAGGGCGACCTCCTCGCGGGCTTGCCTCTCCAGCAGGATCGCCCCGCTCACATCCTGCGAATGAAGGGCACCCTCGCGTTAATGGACACaggcaaagcagagagagagagatcacacacacacaaacacacaaacctctTTAACAAAacacccccatcccaacccctccctcaaaCCACAAAACACCacaaacaggaaaggaaagagagacagagatggaaagagagagagagagaaggaaatagggagtagggagagaaggagagagagagagagagagagagagagagagagagagagagagagagagagagagagagagagagagagagagagagagagagagagagagagagagagagagagagagagagagagatgcgtgatGCCAATTATCCTGTAGGGGGCAGTCGGGATCAGGGTGAACACGCGATCTGAAAGAAGagatggataagaaaaaaaaaaaaaaaaaaaaaagagcgaccACACACATTGAGGAGCTCTGCCACGTCCATCATCTTGCAGCAACAACAGCGCTCTTCCGTGTTGCAATCTGCGATAGCCTCGATTAACtatactgcaataatgattattttagaaaaaacgaaagaaaaaagaaaatacatacacaatcatatacataaacacgtatattacatacatatgtgtatatatatctaatatttgttttattgataaatttccctatatatatttacttaacctaacctaacctaacctcacctaacccaacctaaccaacccaacctaaaccttacctaacctaacccaacctaacccaaccaaacctaacctaacccaacccaacctaaccgaATCGAAATTTATTGAtaaatttacctatatatatttacttaacctaacctaacctaactcaacctaacctaaactaacctaaacctaacccaacccaaccgaacctaaacctaacctaaacccaacctaacctaatctaacccaatctaacctaacctaacccaacccaacctaacctaacccaacctaacctaacccaacccaacctaacccaacttaacctaacctaacccaacttaacctaactcaacctaacccaacttaacctaacctaacccaacttaacctaatctaacccagcctaacccaacccaacccaatctaacccaacccaactaacctaacccaacctatcccaacccaacctaacccaacccaactaacctaacctaacctaacctaaccttacccaacctaacccaacccaacctaacccaacccaacctatccCAACCCAACCTATcccaatccaacctaacctaacctaacctaacctaacctaacctaacctaacccaacctaacccaacccaacctatcccaacccaacctaacccaacccaaccgacctaacccaacctaacctaacccaacccaacctaacccaactaacctaacctaacctaacctagcccaacctaacccaacccaacctaacccaacctatcccaacccaacctaacccaacccaacccaatccaacccaacccaaccaacctaacctaacccaaccttacccaacctaacccaaaccaacctaacctaacctaacctaacctaacctaacctaacctaacctaacctaacctaacctaacctaacctaacctaacctaacctaacctaacctaacctaacctaaccaaccaaccaaaccaaaccaacccaacccaacccaacccaacccaacccaacctaacctaacctaacctaacctaacctaacctaacctaacccaacccaacccaacccaacccaacccaacccaacccaacccaacccaacccaacccaacccaacccaactaacctaacctaacctaaccaacaacgACTACCGCTGTTACAATAATATGAAcgattataatgaaattaacgATGAAGATGCTGGCAaagataactgcaataaggagaccaatattacaatattacaccaacatcaataacaaatttAATggtaatagagaaaataataatgttaataatggtaataataacaacaataataatataataataatataacaatatggAATCAACAAGAAACGAGGCACACGCAACGAGGCGTGGAGCAGGTGACgcttgtgaggaggaggaggaggaggaggaggaggaggaggaggaggaggaggaggaggaggaggaggaggaggaggggggggggtgggggtgggggagtagtagtaggaggaggaaggaggaaaggaggattaggattaggaagaggaggactagaatggaaggaagagggggaggaagaagaatggaaggagaaaatggaagaagggaggaggagggagaagatgaggagagaaggaggaggagaaggttacCTGGAAAAGTCAAGGGCGTGTgaagtggagtggaggggagaggaaatgagtgagatgagatgagagtagaagagaaaataACACAGGGTAGAAAGAGCACcggagagaatagaaaaggaggggaggggagaggaaggagggaggggaggggaggaaggaaggaagggaagggaagggaagggaagggaagggaagggaagggaagggaaggaaggaagggaagggaaggggaggggagggaaaggagatgagttgaaatgaaatgagatgaagagaaaagaaagcaggataggggaggagagtaacggaaaggaaaggaaatgagaagaggaaggcatgggagaggagagatgagaagagaagaatagatgaaagagagaaagaataggggagagaagaaaggaaaaaggaagagtgggaaagggaggattaaggaaggagggagggtgtgggagaagtgaaagaaagaatgtggggagatagggagaaaaagaaaaggagaaggagaagacataCATATTGATAAGGATATCTTCAAGATCTTCCACGAGGTTCtgtttccctcttcatttccatACAGTTTGCATAATCCGATTCTTCCCGCAACGAGACACATAAAACAATAAGGATTTAtttcgtttgtatatatacatatacatatgcataagaatataataatgcaaattaacaaataaacaaacacacacacacacatctacatacacacaaacaagcacacacacacacacacacacacacacacacacacacacacacacacacacacacacacacacacacatgtatgtatgctttattACTGCCGTAATAAGTCTTGGAACCCTCCTGTTCCTTCATCCGCCAGACTACTTTGTCAACTGCCTAAGGATCTGCAAACCAACCTGGGTCCTGTGAAAGACAAACCATCTTCTCCGTTACTTAAACAGGAAATAACTCAACGAATGTGAGATAACCTGAGCCACAAAAAAACTATTCacggcaaaacaacaacaaaaagggcTTAAAATCACATAATTTCTCAATCATACAGAACattcagtaacaacaataacaatgatcataccgaaataataacgaaaacaaaagttGCTAAAGATaccaaaagaaaattaaattcaAACCACAGGAGACGAATTATTTAATCTGATACCTAATCTGTACCCAAATCTAATCAAGTAAATCCCTCCAGCTTCGGTggaagtgataatcataataatgtaaaaaaaacaatggtaataataataataataataataataataataataataataataataataataataataataataataataataatgataataataataataataataataataataataataataataataataaaaacatgataataataacaataataataataataacaataataatattaataataataataataacaataatcataataataataatagtaatgatgataataatgacgtaaatgatgataataatgagtaaataaacaataaaaaaatgcaacaaaaaatATTTACCTTCTAGCAAACTCACTTTCTACTACATATTTCACTAGCAATATTCCCTATAATTTCATTTTAGATCTATAAGCGGATACAGATCAGCACCAAATCACAGCAGCAAAAAATAATGTTACAATGGTAGAGTAATAAcacaaggataacaatgataatactgtcacaataacaaagataatatcaTTGCATTGACAACAATAGTATAtgcaaaaataagaagagagtaaCAATAACACGGTTACTGGatagtgagaaaaggagggagagagagagaaggagagagggatggatggatggatggatggatggatggatggatggatggatggatggatggatggatggatggatggatggatggatggatggatggatggagggagggagggagagagggaaagagagggagagagagagagagagagagagagagagagagagagagagagagagagagagagagagagagagagagagagagagagagagaggagagagaggagagagaggagagagaggagagagagagagagagagagagagagagaagagagaagagagagagagagagagagagagagagagagagagagagagtgagagagagagagagcggtagagtgggagagagaaggagagagagagagagagggggaaggaggaagggaaagatggagagagggagagggtggaagagtggagagagagagagagagagagagagagagagagagagagagagagagagagagagagagagagagagagagagagagagagagagagagatgaaagcgaagcagggagggagagggagagggagagggagagagagagaagggagagagggatggatggatggatggatggatgggaggatggatggatggatgggaggatggatgggtggatggatggatggatggagggatgggtggatggagggagggagagagggaaagagagggagggtaggaaagagagagagagagagagagagagagagagagagagagagagagagagagagagagagagagagagagagagagagagagagagagaggagagagagagagagagagagagagagagagagagagagagagagagagagagagagagagagagagagagagagagagagagagagagagagagagagagtgaaggggaaggagggagggagagggagagggagtggaagagggaaagagagagagagagagggagaaagagaatgaaagggaagcagggagggagtgggagagagaaagatgcagagtgagaggaagatagacagataagacagaaaatacaacaaaataatcCAAGCAATCGCCGCACAACGTCATCGCCGtcgtcgttctcctcctcctccaccaccaccaccaccacctccacctccattcaagcctctctcctcctcctcctcctcctgcttatccacaaccacctccacctccacctccccctccacctccacctccgcgaTATCCCACCGATCAGCTGACGGCGACGGAGGCGCTCAGACAGCCCTTCCATCACAGGAAGCGACTCGGCAACGACATCCATCTAATTTCGAGAGCAGAAATCCGCGTCAAGATTCATGA
It encodes:
- the LOC113816353 gene encoding uncharacterized abhydrolase domain-containing protein DDB_G0269086, which translates into the protein MANTRCMAGRRDADGDINMKMNESFLESKELEDLRKEFQTWQTDVSGAILLERQAREEVALLTKELERSKTQLQEAEKCIAVYNKKLQDLVQNYAALSPVIEKKNHLVKEVTSLREKLQEVEKKHSEEVDTLKVQQQEAAKEGQETVEATRAEAAQKAKELAEKHQAALKELEDLLQKEKVDKKAEAEHHSKVIEEMRRKHHQEMESLRGRLQLLQQSMSSRATSNMDLFANKLQATRAEFEDQISARDSRITKLEEELAAAKESLRHQQLLTVMRGVVTNSASTPTSSPGNRPESRPGEAVSPKEGDGDLNAEGASDPGTSASSSTTPTVRESDETPRGPAASVAGVSRMDKKRKLYSGESLLQDPSV